In one Butyrivibrio proteoclasticus B316 genomic region, the following are encoded:
- a CDS encoding DUF5717 family protein, with translation MREIVDQLLKGKYYYAERNLDFSTSRVEISLSAGEVVEGSFTIFGPESGLLVGEVSSTEMRMQVITRDFSGTPYEVSYRFNGKGLSKGDVLQGDFRIISNQGEFFLPFVVTVRLDHIASSLGDIKNLFHFANLAKTDWREAVDLFYSSEFISLFDGTESSYESLYRGLSEIPGNEQNVEEFLISINKKQPMAFFLDQKEVQFEYTSTLREIPVVITRSGWGYSDLQISVDGDFLFVDRQNIRDDDFSATSCLVKLRVRPDRLHMGNNFGRVIFSNAFTSVVLPVTLSVNVDNRRVTAEYQEKKRLTVELVKAYESFSCKKITPRAWLSETGKIITKMNALDENSLEFRLYTAHYYITAGRVNEGKWLLDQMAREVEESPGDTLYSYYLYLSTLSSREDSFVNDIAERMEGIFRRNPDNWRIAWLLLYISEEYTASSPRKWMMLEEQFSYGCRSPILYLEAMSLLNETPSILTRLDEFELYVLEYGARKGTISLNLIDQIVYQAVRIRGYNDRLFRILKACYEIKGNDEVLEALVGLLIKGGRTDKGSFEWYAKGVERELRITRLYEYYMMAIYTDEEGLLPCEISKMVLMYFSYQSDLEYEKNAILYRYMHENREEYPELYESYRPQIEKYLMSQLDKGRINRDLGYLYKNLLTRQMVDAANASKVLSVLQTSEIRTTDRRVNSVLVVYDKCQKEMRYPLTDGRAYVPLYGSDYCVLLADHDDNRYVSSIPYTNTKMMLPGKLAAYATPYIQKGKENLDLFLSDLGKNAYSITMDNVGRYRDLAASELVRKKCRDEIRNNLIRFYYDNDFTRQLTEYLVDIDPSELGKNERAEILELVVMAGLYEKAIDWVKTYGTYGVDAKTILRLCSRMIDRQQYAAEPAEVEIAYFAFSNGKYDEQLLTYLVKYFEGTIKEERNVWKAAESFGLDTYILCERMLLQMLYTGSYVGEKVDIFKQYVRMGANTDIEVAFLTQGAYDSFVAGKVTDVFFFEEIGKLSIEGIPLQDVCKLAYLRYFATEKSSGEEINREVAESFMRSLMKKDIYFPFYKEYEELLPDMVQFSDKTMLEYRTVPGTHCTIHYRLVGEADEEYKSRDMQEMYDGIFVSSFVLFFGEQLQYYITEEGGENSDVATESGTISKSDIVRNIVGSRYNLINDIMIGETLQDYDTVDKLLEEYYQKRNICDRIFTGYENNVEY, from the coding sequence GTGAGAGAAATTGTTGATCAGCTTCTAAAGGGTAAATACTATTATGCAGAGAGAAATCTTGATTTCTCAACATCACGTGTGGAGATATCTTTGAGCGCAGGTGAGGTGGTAGAGGGCTCATTTACTATCTTTGGACCTGAGAGTGGCCTGCTTGTGGGAGAGGTATCTTCTACTGAGATGAGAATGCAGGTGATCACCAGGGATTTCTCGGGAACACCTTATGAAGTATCTTATAGATTTAATGGAAAGGGCCTTAGCAAGGGAGATGTATTGCAGGGCGATTTCCGTATCATATCCAATCAGGGAGAATTTTTTCTTCCTTTCGTTGTTACTGTGAGACTTGATCATATTGCATCAAGCCTTGGTGACATCAAGAATCTGTTCCATTTTGCAAATCTTGCCAAGACCGACTGGAGAGAGGCTGTAGACCTCTTTTATTCCAGTGAGTTCATTTCGCTTTTTGATGGCACTGAAAGCTCTTATGAGAGCTTATACAGGGGCTTGTCGGAAATTCCGGGCAATGAACAGAATGTGGAAGAATTCCTTATTTCCATTAACAAGAAACAGCCAATGGCTTTTTTTCTCGATCAGAAGGAAGTCCAGTTTGAATATACGTCTACTTTAAGAGAAATACCTGTTGTCATCACCAGAAGCGGCTGGGGATATTCTGACCTTCAGATCAGTGTTGACGGAGATTTTCTTTTTGTGGACAGACAGAATATCAGGGATGATGATTTCTCTGCTACATCCTGTCTTGTTAAGCTGAGAGTACGGCCTGACAGGCTTCATATGGGCAATAATTTTGGAAGAGTGATCTTTTCAAATGCTTTTACAAGTGTTGTTCTTCCGGTAACTTTGTCTGTGAATGTGGACAACAGGAGGGTTACAGCAGAATATCAGGAGAAGAAGAGACTTACGGTAGAACTGGTCAAGGCTTATGAGAGTTTTAGCTGCAAGAAGATAACTCCAAGGGCATGGCTCTCCGAGACAGGTAAGATCATCACCAAGATGAATGCTCTCGATGAGAATAGTCTGGAATTCAGATTATATACAGCTCATTATTACATCACGGCAGGAAGAGTCAATGAGGGCAAATGGCTTCTTGATCAGATGGCAAGGGAAGTTGAGGAGTCTCCGGGAGATACACTTTACAGCTACTATCTCTATCTTTCTACTCTTAGCAGCAGAGAGGATAGTTTTGTTAATGACATAGCAGAGAGAATGGAAGGAATTTTCAGGAGAAATCCTGACAACTGGCGTATTGCCTGGCTCCTTCTGTATATCTCCGAAGAGTACACAGCCAGTAGCCCCAGAAAATGGATGATGCTGGAAGAGCAGTTTTCATATGGATGCAGGAGTCCGATCCTGTATCTTGAGGCTATGTCTCTTTTAAATGAGACACCATCAATTCTTACAAGACTTGATGAATTTGAATTATATGTACTTGAATATGGAGCCAGGAAGGGCACCATAAGCCTTAATCTTATAGATCAGATTGTCTATCAGGCAGTTAGGATAAGGGGATATAATGACAGACTGTTCAGGATCCTTAAGGCCTGCTACGAGATCAAGGGTAATGATGAAGTATTGGAAGCTCTGGTGGGACTTCTGATAAAGGGTGGCAGAACTGACAAGGGTTCTTTTGAGTGGTATGCCAAGGGCGTTGAACGTGAACTTCGCATCACAAGGCTCTATGAGTACTATATGATGGCAATCTATACTGATGAGGAAGGTCTTTTACCATGTGAGATAAGTAAGATGGTGCTGATGTATTTCTCATATCAGAGTGACCTTGAGTATGAGAAAAATGCAATCCTCTACAGATATATGCATGAGAATCGTGAGGAATATCCTGAACTGTATGAATCCTACAGGCCTCAGATTGAGAAGTATCTGATGTCTCAGCTTGATAAGGGCAGAATCAACAGAGATCTGGGATATCTCTACAAGAATCTTTTGACAAGGCAGATGGTAGATGCTGCAAATGCATCTAAGGTGTTAAGCGTTCTTCAGACTTCTGAGATCAGAACAACAGACCGAAGAGTTAACAGTGTTCTTGTAGTTTATGATAAGTGCCAGAAGGAGATGAGATATCCGCTTACTGATGGCAGGGCATACGTTCCGCTTTATGGCAGTGATTACTGCGTGCTTCTGGCAGACCATGATGACAACAGATATGTCAGCAGTATTCCCTATACCAATACTAAGATGATGTTGCCTGGTAAGCTTGCAGCTTATGCAACTCCTTATATTCAGAAGGGTAAAGAGAATCTGGATCTGTTTTTGTCTGATCTTGGTAAAAATGCTTATTCAATCACCATGGATAACGTTGGAAGATATAGAGATCTTGCGGCGTCTGAACTTGTAAGGAAGAAATGCAGAGATGAGATCCGCAACAATCTGATCAGGTTCTATTACGATAATGATTTTACCAGACAGCTTACTGAGTATCTGGTTGATATTGATCCATCCGAGCTTGGGAAAAATGAGCGTGCAGAGATATTGGAGCTTGTAGTTATGGCAGGGCTCTATGAGAAGGCCATAGACTGGGTTAAGACCTATGGAACCTATGGCGTAGATGCCAAGACAATCCTTCGCCTGTGTAGCAGGATGATAGACAGACAGCAGTATGCGGCGGAGCCTGCAGAGGTTGAAATTGCATATTTTGCTTTCTCAAATGGCAAGTATGATGAGCAGCTTCTCACATATCTTGTCAAATACTTCGAAGGAACCATCAAGGAGGAGAGAAATGTCTGGAAAGCGGCTGAGTCTTTTGGACTTGATACTTATATCCTCTGCGAGAGAATGCTGTTACAGATGCTATATACCGGATCCTATGTTGGTGAGAAGGTAGATATATTCAAGCAGTATGTCAGAATGGGCGCCAACACAGATATTGAGGTGGCTTTCCTTACACAGGGTGCCTATGACAGCTTTGTGGCAGGTAAGGTTACAGATGTATTTTTCTTTGAGGAAATCGGCAAGCTTTCCATTGAGGGAATACCTCTTCAGGATGTGTGCAAACTGGCTTATTTGCGTTATTTTGCAACTGAGAAGAGCTCAGGAGAAGAGATTAACAGGGAAGTAGCTGAGAGCTTTATGAGAAGCCTCATGAAAAAAGATATTTATTTCCCATTTTACAAGGAATACGAGGAGCTTCTTCCTGATATGGTCCAGTTCTCAGACAAGACAATGCTGGAATATAGAACTGTGCCGGGAACTCACTGCACAATTCATTACAGACTCGTTGGAGAAGCGGACGAAGAATATAAGAGCCGTGACATGCAGGAAATGTACGATGGAATTTTTGTCAGCAGTTTTGTTCTGTTCTTTGGAGAGCAACTTCAGTATTACATTACCGAAGAGGGCGGCGAGAATTCAGATGTAGCCACTGAGAGCGGAACTATTTCCAAAAGTGACATCGTCAGGAATATAGTTGGCAGTAGGTACAACCTTATCAACGATATCATGATCGGCGAGACACTGCAGGACTATGACACTGTGGACAAGCTCCTGGAAGAGTATTATCAGAAAAGAAATATTTGTGACCGGATTTTCACCGGTTATGAAAATAATGTTGAGTATTAA
- a CDS encoding ABC transporter permease codes for MYLEYIKSAIASIRSNKGRSFLTMLGIIIGISAVLTVLIIGDGMKETVNSEMDSIGATSITISLDNTKTDKKFSLEQLREIEENIDDIYGISPSINLGGSLINKQKTYDCMIQAGTEATVNSAGVKIVHGRYYSRNDVLEDKNVIVISQTAANKLFGYEEVVGNTLQIDAYGNAGELTVVGVTEDTSMDLALAMYADEPTLIASMPYTTAASLYGLSTDGIDGATIYLDNENRDEVLGEARSVVENIMGLRGENAVKISSSLGFDKTTDSILNIITSVVAIIAAISLLVGGIGVMNIMTVSVTERTREIGIRKSLGARTSSILTQFLAEAAILTFTGGVIGMLFGFLVSYIICQIVGFAFKINPLLVIIVVAISTAIGLFFGIYPAKRAAALDPIEALRTE; via the coding sequence ATGTATCTTGAGTATATAAAAAGCGCAATTGCCAGTATAAGAAGTAATAAAGGCAGATCTTTTCTTACGATGCTAGGTATCATCATTGGTATATCTGCCGTTCTTACTGTGCTCATAATTGGTGATGGTATGAAAGAGACAGTTAATAGTGAGATGGATTCGATCGGAGCCACCAGTATCACTATATCTCTTGATAATACCAAGACAGATAAAAAATTTTCTCTGGAGCAGCTAAGAGAAATTGAAGAGAATATTGATGATATTTATGGAATATCTCCAAGTATAAATTTAGGCGGCTCTTTAATTAATAAGCAAAAGACCTATGACTGTATGATCCAGGCCGGAACCGAGGCAACTGTTAATTCTGCCGGAGTTAAGATTGTTCATGGCAGGTACTATTCCAGGAATGATGTTCTTGAAGACAAAAATGTAATTGTTATCAGCCAGACTGCGGCAAATAAGCTTTTTGGCTATGAAGAGGTTGTGGGTAATACTCTCCAGATAGATGCTTATGGTAATGCAGGTGAACTGACTGTAGTAGGCGTCACAGAGGATACATCAATGGATCTTGCTCTTGCAATGTATGCTGATGAACCAACACTTATAGCTAGTATGCCTTATACCACTGCAGCAAGTCTTTATGGTCTTTCGACAGATGGCATAGATGGTGCAACAATTTATCTGGACAATGAGAACAGGGATGAAGTCCTTGGAGAAGCCAGATCTGTTGTTGAAAATATAATGGGACTTCGCGGAGAAAATGCCGTCAAGATTTCATCATCTCTTGGTTTTGACAAGACAACTGACAGTATCCTTAACATCATTACTTCAGTTGTAGCCATTATAGCAGCAATATCCCTACTTGTAGGCGGTATCGGTGTTATGAATATCATGACTGTATCTGTAACTGAGAGAACAAGAGAAATCGGGATCCGCAAATCTCTCGGAGCACGTACTTCATCTATCCTCACTCAGTTCCTGGCAGAGGCAGCAATCCTGACCTTTACAGGTGGTGTGATTGGTATGCTCTTCGGATTTTTAGTATCCTACATCATATGCCAGATAGTAGGATTTGCCTTCAAGATCAATCCACTCCTTGTAATAATCGTTGTGGCCATCTCGACAGCTATTGGCCTCTTCTTTGGTATCTATCCCGCCAAAAGAGCCGCAGCCCTTGATCCCATAGAGGCCCTCCGCACCGAGTAA